One window of the Kiritimatiellales bacterium genome contains the following:
- a CDS encoding sulfatase has protein sequence MKNRGLIAGLSLVMGSAGAVQQTGQPNCLIITVDDMSAESVGAFGCKLADTTPNIDRLAANGMRFNYAHVVVANCMPSRNVMWSGLYPHHSGVEGFDPVPSAKYPHLVDLMKSAGYFTAIRGKISHSTPYTPYGWDAELDVLPDGRKADRKNAESYGISAREGIRLSREAGKPFCLMMNLSDPHKPFYAQASNGETIPDPNVPSRVFTPEEVPVPGFLFDDPVVRKELAHYYSSVRRADDCVGEILAALRGSGAESNTLIVFLSDHGMALPFSKTQVYHDSTRTPLFFVWPGHLPEDIADDMHMVSTVDLLPTLLDLLQISNPGGMDGRSFASLLHGGREGGRDFIIKEYSENAAANRNPMRAIQTMDDLYIFNPWSDGQRIMFSATTLTPTYRRMEELAETDAQIAGRLDVYRFRALEELYFVSSDPDCLKNRIDDPEARQRLSKLRAMFIKKMTETDDPVADVLAQWTNSPVREAFMCEEEKLTTEKIAKRRQKRAQKKPEKEVVMVSGSYINMTGKEFSYMEDFSSLGVVASDWNDGITIPGVYMISSITGIPARINSSYGQHSAGGAYHMGAEGSSDRALGWLTTGEIGQSYIGVRFRNQTGTDDLILKYKFVLEQWGARNSNQEMFALQYKIHSVNGTANNLNSSSWKDLGSATVPADSSRPERYIDGNSHQFSIEGTVSVQLKNNQFITFRIIDKYISKGNAMVGLDSISLFVEP, from the coding sequence ATGAAGAACCGCGGACTGATTGCGGGTTTGAGTTTGGTCATGGGAAGTGCAGGTGCCGTGCAGCAGACCGGTCAGCCAAACTGTCTTATTATCACAGTCGATGACATGAGCGCTGAATCGGTCGGTGCTTTCGGATGCAAACTTGCGGACACAACGCCAAACATAGACCGTCTGGCTGCGAACGGGATGCGCTTCAATTATGCCCATGTGGTGGTCGCCAACTGCATGCCGTCGCGTAATGTCATGTGGTCCGGCCTTTATCCGCATCACAGCGGGGTCGAGGGATTCGATCCGGTGCCGAGCGCAAAATATCCCCACTTGGTTGATCTGATGAAATCTGCGGGATACTTTACCGCGATTCGCGGAAAAATATCTCACTCTACTCCCTATACGCCTTACGGATGGGATGCCGAGCTGGATGTTCTTCCGGACGGCCGCAAGGCCGACCGGAAAAACGCAGAATCATACGGAATCTCAGCGCGGGAAGGGATCCGGCTCTCCAGGGAAGCAGGGAAACCGTTTTGTTTGATGATGAATCTTTCGGATCCGCACAAGCCGTTTTATGCGCAGGCTTCCAACGGCGAGACGATTCCGGATCCGAATGTTCCTTCCCGTGTATTTACTCCGGAAGAGGTTCCGGTTCCCGGATTTCTGTTTGACGATCCGGTTGTTCGCAAAGAACTGGCGCATTATTATTCCAGTGTGCGGCGCGCGGATGACTGCGTTGGGGAAATTCTGGCCGCACTTCGAGGCTCAGGTGCGGAATCAAACACGCTGATCGTTTTCCTTTCGGATCACGGCATGGCGCTGCCTTTTTCCAAAACACAGGTTTATCACGACAGCACACGTACACCGCTCTTTTTTGTCTGGCCCGGTCATCTTCCGGAAGACATCGCTGACGATATGCATATGGTATCGACTGTGGATCTGCTGCCCACGCTTCTTGATCTTTTGCAAATCAGTAATCCGGGCGGGATGGATGGACGCTCCTTTGCTTCATTGCTGCACGGCGGGCGGGAAGGCGGGCGCGATTTTATCATTAAAGAATACAGTGAGAATGCAGCCGCAAACCGGAATCCAATGCGCGCGATTCAAACAATGGATGATCTTTACATATTTAATCCATGGTCTGACGGACAACGGATCATGTTTTCCGCCACAACCTTAACTCCCACCTATCGCCGGATGGAAGAACTTGCAGAAACAGATGCACAGATTGCCGGACGTCTGGATGTGTACCGGTTCAGGGCACTGGAAGAACTATATTTCGTTTCCAGTGATCCGGATTGTCTGAAAAACCGGATTGATGATCCAGAAGCCCGCCAGCGTCTTTCAAAACTCAGGGCAATGTTTATCAAAAAAATGACCGAAACGGATGATCCGGTGGCAGACGTGCTTGCACAATGGACGAATTCACCTGTCCGTGAAGCATTTATGTGCGAAGAAGAAAAGTTAACGACAGAAAAAATAGCTAAAAGACGCCAAAAGCGCGCGCAGAAAAAACCGGAAAAAGAGGTTGTAATGGTGTCTGGAAGTTATATCAATATGACCGGCAAAGAATTTTCATATATGGAGGATTTCAGCTCGCTGGGTGTTGTTGCTTCGGACTGGAATGACGGCATTACCATTCCCGGCGTATACATGATTTCTTCTATAACCGGTATTCCGGCGAGAATAAATTCGTCTTATGGTCAGCACTCGGCCGGCGGTGCATATCACATGGGCGCGGAAGGCTCCAGCGACCGCGCGCTGGGCTGGCTGACTACTGGCGAAATCGGACAATCCTATATCGGTGTGCGTTTCAGGAACCAGACCGGTACAGATGACCTGATTTTGAAATATAAATTTGTTTTAGAACAGTGGGGCGCCCGTAACAGCAATCAGGAAATGTTTGCCCTGCAGTATAAAATTCACAGCGTAAACGGAACAGCAAACAATCTGAACTCATCATCATGGAAGGATCTTGGCAGCGCAACGGTGCCGGCGGATTCTTCCAGGCCGGAACGTTATATTGACGGTAACAGCCATCAGTTTTCAATCGAGGGAACGGTCAGCGTTCAACTCAAAAACAATCAGTTTATTACATTTCGGATTATCGACAAATATATCTCTAAGGGCAATGCAATGGTCGGACTGGACAGCATTTCGCTGTTTGTTGAACCGTAA